One genomic region from Mycobacterium basiliense encodes:
- a CDS encoding CoA transferase — protein sequence MHNLPLSGVSVVEVSSFVAAPLCGMTLNQLGARVTRIDPIGGASDIHRWPLTATGASVYWTGLNKGKRSATIDLRSADGQELVRRLVIEGDGIVVTNASLSWLSYELLAAKRPDVIHLQLLGRADGSTGVDYTVNAAIGFPLVTGPVGHAGPINHVLPAWDVCCGLYAALAVVAAVRRRDQSGAGARISLALEDVALATAGNLGLLTEPQVNGTQRPRLGNAIYGQYGRDFTSSDGEVFMVVTLTGRHFRDLVDATGTGPAVSALAGALGVDFHDEGDRYRYRDVLSGLFAVWFGAHTADEIDAALSATTVLFERYRTFAQVANGPKVTANALFSRLQQPGVGEYFAPALPAAFDGRHPTSAPAPALGGDTADVLTECLNLTSADIARLTTAQTIWCPEGVKGEAAHD from the coding sequence GTGCACAATCTGCCGCTCAGTGGTGTCAGTGTTGTCGAGGTGTCCAGTTTTGTCGCCGCACCGTTGTGCGGCATGACGCTCAATCAGCTGGGCGCGCGAGTCACCCGCATCGACCCGATCGGCGGGGCGTCGGACATACACCGCTGGCCGCTGACGGCAACTGGCGCGTCGGTCTACTGGACCGGGCTCAATAAGGGGAAGCGCTCGGCCACCATCGATCTGCGCTCGGCAGATGGACAGGAGCTGGTCCGGCGGCTGGTCATTGAGGGCGATGGCATTGTCGTGACCAACGCAAGCCTGTCTTGGCTCAGCTATGAGCTGTTGGCCGCCAAGCGCCCCGACGTGATCCACCTGCAGCTGCTTGGACGTGCAGACGGGTCCACCGGAGTGGATTACACGGTCAACGCGGCCATCGGCTTCCCGCTCGTCACCGGGCCGGTAGGGCACGCCGGTCCGATAAATCATGTGCTGCCGGCCTGGGACGTCTGCTGCGGTCTGTACGCCGCGCTCGCCGTTGTCGCCGCCGTTCGAAGACGTGACCAATCCGGGGCGGGCGCGCGCATTTCCCTTGCGCTGGAAGATGTCGCGCTGGCGACGGCGGGAAATCTGGGGCTGTTGACCGAGCCCCAGGTGAACGGGACACAACGCCCGCGGCTGGGCAACGCGATCTACGGCCAATACGGGCGGGACTTCACCAGTAGCGACGGGGAAGTGTTCATGGTTGTCACGCTGACCGGACGCCACTTTCGCGACTTGGTTGACGCGACGGGCACTGGGCCCGCGGTCTCAGCGCTGGCGGGGGCCCTCGGTGTCGACTTCCACGACGAGGGCGACCGCTACCGCTACCGCGATGTGCTTTCGGGTCTTTTTGCCGTGTGGTTCGGCGCACATACCGCGGACGAAATCGATGCGGCGCTGTCGGCTACCACGGTGCTATTTGAGCGTTACCGCACGTTCGCTCAGGTAGCCAACGGGCCGAAAGTAACTGCCAATGCGTTGTTTTCCCGGTTGCAGCAGCCTGGTGTCGGCGAATACTTTGCCCCCGCCCTGCCGGCTGCTTTCGACGGCCGTCACCCGACTAGTGCGCCGGCTCCGGCATTGGGAGGTGACACCGCCGACGTCCTGACCGAGTGTCTGAACTTGACCTCCGCCGACATCGCGCGTTTGACAACGGCTCAAACGATCTGGTGTCCAGAAGGCGTGAAAGGAGAGGCGGCGCATGACTAG
- a CDS encoding acetyl-CoA C-acetyltransferase produces MRETVICEPVRTAIGRYGGMFKSQSAVDLAVAALRGLLDRTGLPPGAVQDVILGHCYPSSEAPAIGRVVALDAGLPVSVPGMQVDRRCGSGLQSVIQAYLQVSSGDSDLVIAGGCESMSNVPFYSTDMRWGGARGGIKVHDGLARGRTTAGGRHYPVPGGMLETAENLRRQYGISRQEQDELAVTSHQRAVVAQKDGVFAEEIIPVSVRTRQGAVVIDTDEHPRADTSVESLGKLKPVLLESDPDSTVTAGNASGQNDAASMCVVTTPDKAADYGLTPFVRLLSWGLAGVPPDIMGIGPVFATETALDKAGLRLADIDIIELNEAFAAQALAVMREWNFGATDRSRTNVHGSGISLGHPVGATGGRMLATLARELTRRQARYGLQTMCIGGGQGLAAVFERVG; encoded by the coding sequence ATGCGCGAAACCGTGATCTGCGAGCCGGTCCGTACCGCGATCGGTCGCTACGGTGGAATGTTCAAGTCGCAGAGTGCCGTTGACCTTGCCGTCGCCGCACTGCGGGGCCTGCTTGACCGTACGGGTCTGCCGCCCGGCGCGGTCCAGGACGTGATTCTCGGACATTGTTACCCCAGCAGCGAGGCGCCGGCCATCGGACGGGTAGTGGCATTGGATGCTGGCCTGCCGGTGAGTGTTCCGGGTATGCAGGTCGACCGCCGCTGTGGTTCGGGGCTGCAGTCGGTAATTCAAGCGTACTTACAGGTGAGCAGCGGAGATAGCGATCTTGTCATCGCCGGTGGCTGCGAAAGCATGAGCAACGTCCCCTTCTATTCCACCGACATGCGTTGGGGTGGTGCCCGCGGCGGCATCAAGGTGCATGACGGCCTGGCTCGGGGCCGCACCACCGCCGGTGGCCGGCACTACCCGGTGCCGGGCGGAATGCTCGAAACCGCGGAGAACCTGCGTCGCCAGTACGGCATTTCGCGGCAGGAGCAGGATGAGCTCGCCGTGACATCGCATCAGCGCGCCGTTGTTGCGCAAAAGGACGGCGTCTTCGCCGAAGAGATCATCCCCGTGTCGGTGCGCACCCGGCAAGGTGCGGTAGTGATCGATACCGACGAACATCCACGCGCCGACACTTCGGTTGAGTCGTTGGGCAAGCTCAAACCCGTGCTGCTGGAGAGTGATCCGGATTCGACGGTGACGGCGGGCAATGCCAGCGGGCAGAACGACGCGGCATCCATGTGCGTGGTGACCACGCCCGACAAGGCCGCCGACTACGGTTTGACGCCGTTCGTCCGACTGCTGTCATGGGGGCTTGCCGGTGTGCCACCCGACATCATGGGCATCGGGCCTGTTTTTGCTACCGAGACCGCGCTCGACAAGGCGGGCCTACGCTTGGCCGACATCGACATCATTGAACTCAACGAGGCCTTTGCCGCGCAGGCGCTCGCCGTGATGCGGGAATGGAATTTCGGTGCCACCGACCGGTCCCGGACCAACGTGCACGGCTCCGGAATTTCGCTAGGTCATCCGGTCGGCGCGACCGGCGGCAGAATGCTGGCCACACTGGCACGTGAACTCACTCGCCGCCAAGCACGCTACGGGCTGCAAACCATGTGCATCGGCGGCGGCCAGGGCCTGGCCGCGGTCTTTGAGCGGGTCGGGTAA
- the fabG gene encoding 3-oxoacyl-ACP reductase FabG: MIAVSLLSGQTAVVTGGAQGLGFAIAERFVAEGARVVLGDVNLDATEIAAKRLGGEDVALAVRCDVTKTDEVDALIQTAIKRFGGLHVMVNNAGITRDATMRKMTEEQFDQVIDVHLKGTWNGTRLAAAVMRENKRGAIVNMSSVSGKVGMIGQTNYSAAKAGIVGMTKAAAKELAHLGVRVNAIAPGLIRSAMTEAMPQRIWDQKVAEIPMGRAGEPSEVASVALFLASDLSSYMTGTVMDVTGGRHI, from the coding sequence GTGATAGCGGTGTCGTTACTGAGCGGTCAGACTGCGGTAGTCACCGGTGGAGCCCAGGGCTTGGGATTCGCCATCGCCGAGCGATTCGTCGCCGAGGGCGCGCGCGTGGTGCTCGGCGACGTGAATCTCGACGCGACCGAGATCGCGGCTAAGCGGCTCGGTGGTGAGGATGTTGCTTTGGCCGTGCGGTGCGATGTAACCAAGACGGACGAAGTCGATGCGCTCATCCAGACCGCCATCAAGCGTTTCGGCGGCCTGCACGTGATGGTTAACAACGCCGGAATCACTCGCGACGCGACGATGCGCAAGATGACCGAAGAGCAGTTCGATCAGGTCATCGACGTGCACCTGAAAGGGACGTGGAACGGCACCCGGCTGGCGGCCGCGGTCATGCGGGAGAACAAGCGCGGCGCGATCGTGAACATGTCGTCGGTATCGGGCAAGGTCGGAATGATTGGGCAAACCAACTACTCGGCGGCCAAAGCCGGAATTGTGGGGATGACCAAGGCGGCCGCCAAAGAGCTCGCACACCTGGGTGTGCGGGTAAACGCGATCGCACCCGGGTTGATCCGCTCGGCCATGACCGAGGCAATGCCGCAGCGCATTTGGGACCAAAAGGTCGCCGAGATCCCGATGGGACGAGCCGGGGAGCCCAGCGAGGTGGCAAGTGTCGCCTTGTTCCTGGCCTCCGACCTTTCCTCATACATGACCGGCACCGTTATGGACGTCACCGGCGGCCGGCACATCTAG
- a CDS encoding acyl-CoA dehydrogenase family protein: protein MTAPDVSDEDFQQILAQTRHFVRAVVIPREQEILDHDRVPDELRDQAKKMGLFGYAIPQEWGGLGLNLVQDVEMGLELGYTSLALRSMFGTNNGIAGQVLVGYGTDEQKGRWLEPMAAGDCVASFALTEPGAGSNPAGLRTKAVSDNGDWVISGQKRFITNAPAANLFVVFARTRPADDQGPGIAVFLVPADADGVEVGAKDAKMGQEGAWTADVSFTDVRVEAGALVGGSEDIGYRAAMTSLARGRVHIAAIAVGAAQRALDESVAYAATATQGGTPIGDFQLVQAMLADQQAGVLAGRALVRDAAWLWVTEQDRRIAPSAAKLFCTEMAGKVADLAVQIHGGSGYMRGVPVERIYRDVRLLRLYEGTSEIQQLIIGSNLVKAAQR, encoded by the coding sequence ATGACCGCCCCCGACGTATCTGACGAGGATTTCCAGCAGATCCTGGCCCAAACGCGCCACTTCGTTCGCGCCGTCGTGATCCCGCGCGAACAGGAGATTCTGGACCATGACCGGGTACCCGACGAGCTGCGTGATCAGGCCAAAAAGATGGGCTTGTTCGGCTATGCCATTCCCCAGGAGTGGGGTGGGCTCGGTCTCAATCTGGTGCAGGACGTCGAGATGGGGCTGGAGCTGGGCTACACCTCGCTGGCGTTGCGGTCGATGTTCGGCACCAACAACGGCATCGCCGGGCAGGTGCTCGTCGGATACGGTACCGACGAGCAAAAGGGCCGCTGGCTGGAGCCGATGGCCGCAGGTGACTGTGTCGCCTCCTTCGCCCTGACCGAACCCGGCGCCGGATCCAATCCGGCCGGGCTGCGCACCAAAGCCGTTAGTGACAATGGTGATTGGGTGATCTCGGGCCAGAAGCGCTTTATCACCAACGCCCCGGCGGCCAACCTGTTCGTCGTCTTTGCGCGCACCAGGCCCGCCGACGACCAGGGTCCCGGTATCGCGGTCTTTCTAGTACCCGCCGACGCCGACGGCGTCGAAGTGGGCGCCAAGGACGCCAAGATGGGTCAAGAAGGCGCCTGGACCGCCGACGTCAGCTTCACCGACGTCCGCGTCGAGGCCGGTGCACTGGTCGGCGGCTCCGAGGACATCGGCTACCGCGCGGCAATGACTTCACTTGCGCGGGGCCGCGTGCACATCGCCGCGATCGCGGTGGGCGCGGCGCAGCGTGCGCTCGACGAATCCGTGGCATACGCGGCCACCGCGACCCAGGGGGGTACGCCCATCGGCGACTTTCAGCTGGTCCAGGCGATGCTCGCCGACCAACAGGCCGGAGTGCTAGCCGGCCGCGCACTGGTCCGTGATGCCGCATGGTTGTGGGTTACCGAGCAGGATCGCCGGATCGCACCGTCGGCCGCGAAGCTCTTCTGTACCGAGATGGCGGGCAAGGTAGCCGATCTCGCAGTACAAATCCACGGCGGCAGTGGCTACATGCGCGGGGTTCCGGTCGAGCGCATCTATCGTGACGTTCGCCTGCTCCGGCTCTATGAAGGCACGAGCGAGATTCAGCAATTGATCATCGGCTCGAACCTGGTCAAGGCCGCGCAGCGATAG
- a CDS encoding phosphotransferase family protein, producing MSTTVGGRSTPRSPDDVTPDWLSTALRSQGTHVEVSGVDVAPIGTGQTGATYRVTARYGTDPGTLPHTFVIKLPAQDDTVRDRVIIGYRSECAFYTSVVDRVRVPAPRCFYCEITDDAMQFALLLADQAPAVQGDQLAGCDAQEARLAVTALAGLHGPSWCDESWLNLPGIAFPLPDAESAKGLGDVAKMSAEITLDRIGTRINPEDCETFNAAMGLITPWLLAEPRRFALLHGDFRLDNLLFDPDGSWVSVVDWQTLGIGLPARDLAYFTATSLDSRLRASVEESLVDEYYRALVGHGVTGYDRETCWRDYRLGMPQAVLISALGFAFATATQRGDEMVLTMLRRGCQAIRDLRTLELIG from the coding sequence GTGTCCACAACGGTGGGGGGACGGTCGACTCCCCGGTCCCCTGACGATGTGACCCCCGATTGGCTATCGACGGCGCTCAGGAGCCAGGGCACTCACGTCGAGGTTTCCGGCGTCGATGTCGCGCCCATCGGTACCGGACAGACCGGAGCCACCTACCGGGTAACCGCCAGATACGGGACGGATCCGGGTACCTTGCCGCATACGTTTGTGATCAAGCTGCCGGCCCAGGACGACACCGTACGCGACCGAGTCATCATCGGCTATCGCAGCGAATGTGCGTTCTACACCTCCGTTGTCGACCGGGTCCGGGTGCCCGCGCCTCGCTGCTTCTATTGCGAGATTACTGATGATGCAATGCAATTCGCGTTGCTGCTGGCCGACCAGGCGCCGGCGGTGCAGGGTGACCAGCTCGCCGGCTGCGACGCCCAGGAAGCCCGGTTGGCGGTGACGGCGTTGGCCGGTTTGCACGGACCCAGCTGGTGCGATGAGAGCTGGCTGAACCTCCCGGGGATCGCGTTCCCGCTTCCGGACGCGGAATCCGCCAAGGGCCTTGGCGATGTGGCCAAGATGAGCGCCGAGATCACCCTGGACAGGATCGGTACCAGGATCAACCCCGAAGACTGCGAAACATTCAATGCAGCAATGGGTTTGATCACCCCGTGGCTACTTGCCGAACCGCGACGGTTCGCGTTGCTACATGGCGACTTCCGGCTGGACAACCTGTTGTTCGACCCGGACGGCAGCTGGGTGAGTGTGGTTGACTGGCAGACCCTCGGAATAGGTCTGCCCGCCCGGGACTTGGCGTACTTCACGGCCACTAGCCTTGACTCACGCCTGCGTGCGTCGGTCGAGGAAAGCCTCGTCGACGAGTACTACCGAGCCCTCGTGGGCCACGGCGTTACCGGCTACGACCGTGAAACATGTTGGCGCGATTACCGGCTCGGGATGCCCCAGGCGGTGTTGATCTCAGCGCTGGGGTTTGCGTTCGCCACCGCCACTCAGCGCGGTGACGAGATGGTGCTGACCATGCTGCGGCGCGGTTGCCAGGCGATTCGCGATCTGAGAACGCTGGAGCTGATCGGCTGA
- a CDS encoding DUF3817 domain-containing protein, giving the protein MTTPETPEAQHTPASFPVEKIRTALLGYRVMAWTTGIWLIALCYEIVVRYVVKVDNPPTWIGVVHGWVYFTYLLFTANLAVKVRWPIGKTVGVLLAGTIPLLGIIVEHFQTKDIKARLDV; this is encoded by the coding sequence ATGACCACACCGGAGACCCCCGAAGCGCAGCACACTCCGGCGTCCTTCCCCGTCGAGAAGATTCGCACCGCGCTGCTTGGCTACCGCGTCATGGCGTGGACAACCGGTATCTGGCTGATCGCACTGTGCTACGAGATCGTGGTGCGCTACGTCGTCAAGGTGGACAACCCGCCAACCTGGATCGGCGTGGTACACGGTTGGGTGTACTTCACCTATCTGCTGTTTACCGCCAATCTGGCGGTAAAAGTGCGCTGGCCGATCGGCAAAACCGTCGGCGTCCTGCTGGCCGGAACGATCCCGCTGCTGGGCATCATCGTCGAGCACTTCCAGACCAAAGACATCAAGGCACGCCTCGACGTGTGA
- the rdgB gene encoding RdgB/HAM1 family non-canonical purine NTP pyrophosphatase, giving the protein MIRLLVASRNPKKLAELRRVLDGAGLAGLTLVSLNDVAPFEEAPETGATFEDNALAKARDAAMATGLPSVADDSGLEVAALNGMPGVLSARWSGRHGDDAANTALLLAQLSDVPDERRGAAFVSACALVTPSDAVVVRGEWPGTIARRASGDGGFGYDPVFIPAGDERTAAQMSPAEKDAVSHRGRALMLLLPALRTLAAGRQ; this is encoded by the coding sequence GTGATCCGGCTGCTGGTCGCCAGCCGCAATCCCAAGAAGCTGGCCGAGCTACGACGGGTGCTCGACGGCGCCGGGCTGGCCGGGCTGACGCTGGTGTCGCTCAATGATGTGGCGCCCTTTGAAGAAGCACCCGAAACGGGCGCGACATTCGAGGACAACGCGCTGGCCAAAGCGCGGGACGCGGCCATGGCAACCGGTCTGCCCAGCGTCGCCGACGACTCCGGCCTCGAGGTGGCCGCGCTCAACGGAATGCCCGGGGTGTTGTCTGCAAGGTGGTCCGGTCGGCACGGCGACGACGCCGCCAACACCGCGCTATTGCTGGCCCAGCTGAGCGATGTGCCCGACGAGCGCCGCGGTGCGGCATTCGTCTCGGCGTGCGCGCTGGTGACACCATCTGACGCGGTGGTGGTGCGCGGCGAGTGGCCCGGCACAATCGCTCGGCGGGCGAGCGGGGACGGCGGATTCGGCTACGACCCGGTCTTCATCCCCGCGGGTGATGAGCGCACCGCCGCGCAAATGAGTCCCGCCGAGAAGGATGCGGTCTCGCATCGTGGCCGCGCGCTGATGCTGCTGCTGCCGGCGCTGCGAACCCTGGCGGCCGGTCGGCAGTGA
- a CDS encoding ferritin-like domain-containing protein — protein MSTKDKYTAVPEPYAWEVPSAGDARFTWEYDDGRARLLSLYQKGKDKQWDAQSRIDWGQDVDPMNPIALPDEFHPLFGSPMWDAADDARRAEMRQHFQAWQLSQFLHGEQGAMVCAAKIVEVVPDLDAKFYAATQTMDEARHVEAFSRLLQEKVDVVYPINKHLTALLDDTLRDSRWDMPYLGMQVLIEGLALAAFGVLRDMAAPDSLAKQVLAYVMQDEARHVAFGRISLKDYYAALTETERGEREEFVIDACYLMRDRFRGEEVFETLGMDVKACAEWVDTSPLMIQFRSHLFSRIVPIVKDIGLWGDKVQKAFRDMGVLDMAGSNIEELMKADEDQADALDKAHAEMADRAAEVDEMITAGAS, from the coding sequence ATGAGCACGAAAGACAAGTACACGGCCGTGCCCGAGCCGTACGCGTGGGAGGTCCCCAGCGCCGGCGACGCGCGGTTCACGTGGGAGTACGACGACGGTCGCGCCCGGCTCCTTTCCCTGTACCAAAAGGGAAAGGACAAGCAGTGGGACGCCCAGTCACGCATCGACTGGGGGCAAGACGTCGACCCGATGAACCCGATCGCGCTGCCCGACGAGTTTCATCCGCTGTTCGGCAGCCCGATGTGGGACGCCGCAGACGACGCACGTCGCGCCGAGATGCGTCAGCATTTCCAGGCCTGGCAGCTCTCACAGTTCCTGCACGGCGAACAGGGCGCGATGGTGTGCGCGGCCAAGATCGTCGAGGTGGTGCCGGACCTGGACGCCAAGTTCTACGCGGCCACCCAGACCATGGACGAGGCCCGGCATGTCGAGGCGTTCTCACGATTGCTGCAAGAGAAGGTCGATGTGGTCTACCCGATCAACAAGCACCTGACGGCACTGCTGGACGACACCCTGCGTGACTCGCGCTGGGACATGCCTTACCTCGGCATGCAGGTACTCATCGAGGGGCTCGCGCTCGCCGCCTTCGGCGTGCTGCGTGACATGGCGGCGCCGGACTCGCTGGCCAAGCAGGTGTTGGCCTACGTCATGCAGGACGAGGCCCGGCATGTCGCGTTCGGCCGCATCTCCCTGAAGGACTACTACGCCGCGTTGACCGAAACCGAGCGAGGCGAGCGGGAGGAGTTCGTCATCGACGCCTGCTACCTGATGCGCGACCGGTTCCGCGGCGAGGAAGTTTTCGAGACCCTCGGCATGGACGTCAAAGCGTGCGCCGAGTGGGTCGACACCTCGCCGCTGATGATCCAGTTCCGCTCGCACCTATTCAGCCGCATCGTGCCGATCGTCAAGGACATCGGGCTGTGGGGCGACAAGGTGCAAAAGGCCTTCCGGGACATGGGCGTCCTGGACATGGCCGGCTCCAACATCGAGGAGCTGATGAAGGCCGACGAGGATCAAGCCGACGCGCTGGACAAAGCGCACGCCGAGATGGCCGACCGGGCCGCCGAGGTGGACGAGATGATCACGGCGGGCGCGAGCTAG
- the rph gene encoding ribonuclease PH, with protein MSKREDGRLDDELREVVITRGFTENPAGSVLIEFGRTKVMCTASVTEGVPRWRKGSGLGWLTAEYAMLPSATHTRSDRESVKGRVGGRTQEISRLVGRSLRACIDLAALGENTIAVDCDVLQADGGTRTAAITGAYVALADAVTYLSAAGKLSDPRPLSCAIAAVSVGVVDGRIRVDLPYEEDSRAEVDMNVVATDTGTLVEIQGTGEGATFPRSTLDKLLDMALGACDTLFAAQRDALALPYPGVLPEGPPPPKAFGS; from the coding sequence GTGTCCAAACGAGAAGACGGCCGTCTCGACGACGAGCTGCGCGAGGTGGTCATCACCCGGGGCTTCACCGAAAACCCTGCGGGGTCGGTACTGATTGAATTCGGTCGCACCAAGGTGATGTGCACGGCCAGCGTCACCGAAGGGGTGCCCCGCTGGCGCAAGGGATCGGGTCTGGGCTGGCTCACCGCGGAGTACGCAATGCTGCCGTCGGCCACCCACACTCGCTCGGACCGGGAATCGGTGAAAGGGCGAGTCGGGGGACGCACCCAGGAGATCAGCCGGCTGGTCGGCCGTTCGCTGCGGGCGTGCATCGACTTGGCGGCCCTGGGGGAGAACACCATTGCCGTCGATTGCGATGTGTTGCAGGCCGACGGCGGCACCCGTACTGCGGCCATCACCGGCGCCTACGTGGCGTTGGCAGACGCGGTGACCTATCTGTCGGCGGCGGGCAAACTCTCGGATCCCCGGCCGTTGTCGTGTGCCATTGCCGCGGTCAGTGTCGGCGTGGTGGACGGCCGAATCCGGGTGGATTTGCCCTACGAGGAAGACTCCCGCGCCGAGGTCGACATGAACGTCGTCGCCACCGACACCGGGACCCTGGTGGAGATACAGGGCACCGGCGAGGGCGCGACGTTCCCGCGGTCAACGCTGGACAAGCTACTCGACATGGCGTTGGGTGCCTGCGACACCCTGTTTGCCGCACAGCGCGACGCGCTGGCGCTACCGTATCCCGGTGTGCTGCCGGAGGGGCCGCCGCCGCCGAAAGCATTCGGAAGCTGA
- a CDS encoding cyclic nucleotide-degrading phosphodiesterase, whose product MSVRITVLGCSGSVVGPDSAASGYLLRAPDTPPIVIDFGGGVLGALQRHMDPAEAHVLLSHLHADHCLDMPGLFVWRRYHPSRPKGKALLYGPSDTWSRLGAASSPFGGEIDDCSDIFDVHHWVDGEPVTLGTVTVVPRVVAHPTESYGMRFTDATGASLVYSGDTGMCDQLVELARGADVFLCEASWTHSPDRPPDLHLSGTEAGRAAARAGVRELLLTHIPPWTSREDVISEAKAEFDGPVHAVVCDETFEVRRPAAAS is encoded by the coding sequence GGTTATCTGCTCCGGGCCCCGGATACCCCGCCGATCGTCATCGACTTCGGCGGGGGCGTGCTCGGCGCCCTGCAACGGCACATGGATCCCGCCGAGGCGCACGTGTTGCTGTCACATCTGCACGCCGATCACTGCTTGGATATGCCGGGCTTGTTCGTCTGGCGGCGGTATCACCCCTCACGCCCCAAAGGGAAAGCGTTGTTGTACGGCCCGAGCGACACCTGGTCGCGGTTGGGCGCGGCGTCGTCACCCTTCGGCGGGGAGATCGACGATTGCTCGGACATCTTCGACGTCCACCATTGGGTCGATGGTGAACCGGTGACTTTGGGCACCGTCACGGTGGTGCCCAGGGTGGTGGCGCATCCGACGGAGTCCTACGGTATGCGCTTTACCGATGCCACCGGCGCGTCCTTGGTGTACAGCGGTGATACCGGCATGTGTGACCAGCTTGTCGAGCTGGCTCGCGGCGCCGACGTTTTCTTGTGCGAGGCCTCCTGGACACACTCTCCGGACCGTCCGCCGGACCTGCATCTGTCCGGCACGGAGGCCGGACGGGCCGCCGCGCGTGCCGGTGTGCGCGAGCTTCTGTTGACCCACATTCCGCCGTGGACCTCGCGCGAAGATGTGATCAGTGAGGCCAAGGCCGAGTTTGACGGACCGGTGCACGCGGTGGTGTGCGACGAGACCTTCGAAGTCAGGCGGCCCGCGGCGGCCAGCTAG